From Rutidosis leptorrhynchoides isolate AG116_Rl617_1_P2 chromosome 3, CSIRO_AGI_Rlap_v1, whole genome shotgun sequence, a single genomic window includes:
- the LOC139900972 gene encoding uncharacterized protein, translating into MYADTHRRPVNFEVGDRFYLEVSPWKGVVRFGKQGKLALRYIGPFKIIQKVNDHTVMLELPTELTGIHNTFNVCYLRKCKVDDETQLVPLSDLKVDLNQKLVEEPVRIVDKKVTKLRKKEIHMVLFE; encoded by the coding sequence ATGTATGCCGATACACATAGACGTCCAGTAAATTTTGAGGTGGGTGATCGTTTTTACTTGgaagtttcaccatggaagggagtTGTCAGGTTTGGTAAGCAAGGTAAGCTAGCTCTGAGGTACATTGGGCCGTTCAAGATTATTCAAAAGGTTAACGACCATACTGTTATGTTAGAGCTTCCGACAGAGTTGACAGGGATTCATaacacattcaatgtgtgttaTCTTAGGAAGTGTAAAGTTGATGATGAGACGCAACTGGTTCCATTAAGTGATTTGAAGGTAGACCtgaatcaaaagttagttgaagaaccggtGAGAATTGTTGATAAAAAGGTGACAaagttgagaaagaaagagatCCATATGGTGCTTTTTGAGTag